In a single window of the Pseudomonas oryzihabitans genome:
- a CDS encoding phage tail protein — protein sequence MMMALGNFIFSLYTLAYQELQRQTDYRHASSSRVGAAPARQFLGKGDDSITLPGWLAPELAGTPSSLDVLRYMAGTGGAWPLIEGSGRIYGLWVIESITETKTLFFSDGTPRRIEFSIALKRVDDDTGRELLGAGMAGMGTLLRKLL from the coding sequence ATGATGATGGCCCTCGGCAATTTCATCTTCAGCCTCTACACCCTCGCCTACCAGGAGCTCCAGCGGCAGACCGACTACCGCCACGCCAGCAGCTCCCGCGTGGGCGCCGCGCCGGCGCGCCAATTTCTGGGCAAGGGCGACGACAGCATCACCCTGCCCGGCTGGCTCGCCCCGGAGCTTGCCGGCACGCCCAGCAGCCTGGACGTGCTGCGCTACATGGCCGGTACCGGCGGCGCATGGCCGCTGATCGAGGGCAGCGGGCGGATCTATGGCCTCTGGGTCATCGAGAGCATCACGGAGACCAAGACGCTCTTCTTCTCGGACGGCACCCCGCGACGCATCGAATTCAGCATCGCCCTCAAGCGCGTCGACGACGACACCGGCCGCGAGCTGCTCGGCGCCGGCATGGCCGGCATGGGCACCCTGCTGAGGAAACTGTTGTGA